AGTAGATGAAACTGGAAATCCAACTGGTGGTTTATTTGGCATAGCTGTAGGAACAATGGGAATGCTTAGCACTGATTGATATGTTCTCACCATGGATATGTTTGGTCCTGTAGCTGATAATGCTGGTGGTGGAATTATGGAGATGAGTCAGCAGGTACATATCATTGATGAGTATTTTTATATGGTTGATTTAACATGTGtgagtgctttctttttcatGTGCTTTTGTGAAATCAACTTCTATCAGCTCCTTTGAAACTTTGAGAGAGATGAGAGGTCGTACTGACGTTAAAGCATTAAATTGGTCACTTTTTATCTAATATGTTGCAGCAGTAACTTTTTTTCTTGCAGCCTGAAAGTGTTTGGGAGATCACAGATGTTTTAGATGCTGTACGCAACACTACCAAAGCTATTACTAAAGGATTTGCTATTGGTTCTGCCGCACTTGCCACCTTCCTTCTTTCCAGTGCAATCATATCCCTTTTAAACAGGTACTAATATTTATGTTCTTTAGTTTGCATAACCTTTATAAACATCCTTGCTGGTGGATTTGTAGTTTGACATTACAATTCCAGAGGTTTTTATAGGAGGCTTGTTAGGTTATATGCTTATATTTGTATTTAGTGCCTTTGCCTGCTCTGCTGTTGGAAGAACTGCACAAGAGGTTAATAATGAAGTTCGTAGACAATTTATTGAGAGGCCTGGTATAATGGTGAGTAGCCCAACATCTCATGTCAGGTAAAATTTGACGATATAAAGAGTCAGGATATTGATATAGCATGCATATCCGGGACTCCAGAGAAAGCCAGACTACATTTGCCATTGTGGCATCTGCATCattacaagaaatgataaaacCTGGTGCTTGGGCAACTATATCTCCAGTGGTAATTGGTGAGTCTTAGGTTGTAAAAGTAGGCAGCATCTCAGTTGGTTCGTGCATACATTATCGTTTATTAAAGCAGAAAGTTTCGCCTGCTATTTCATGATTTGAGGTTGGTCTTTTATTCGGTTGGCAGGACTTTTCTTCAGGTTATTGGGCCACTATACGGGTCAGCAGCTTCTTGGAGCCAAAGTTGTGGCTTTGATGCTTATGTTTGCAACAGTTGTTGGTATTCTTTTGGCTCTGTTTCTAAATACTGCTGGCAGTGCTTGGGATAATTCAAAGAAATATATAGAGACTGGTGCACTTGGGAGGCAAAGCCAAAGTTCACGAAGCTAAAGTTCTTTTTCTTGCCTTTCTTTTTCagtttttattttgtattttttgcAGGCAACATGTATATAACTGAGTTTTCAATTTGTAACTAAAAACTGTATATCTTTTTCCAAGGTTATAATTGTTGTAGATGTTTTCGGAGACAGATCTTTGTTTAAACTTATAAAGACAAATAAAGAAcagaaaatcaagataaaaaagctGAAATTATAAACAAAGAAAACCTGAAATCACTAAATTTCATTCCTAGGATTTTATCAATTTTTGGTCACTTGGTTATACTTTCCAGTTAGCAGAGGTCTAACGGTGCTATTGAATTAATGTATATATGGGAGTATAATTACTGGGAGATCTGATTCTTAGCGGTTTATGGAAGAGTACCGTGCATTTGTCCCTAGATGCTGAAATCTATATTAGGTGCAAGAAATATTAAGCatatttcttatttaaaaataagtCTTCAGGTCTGTAGGAATCATTTTTGGCAAGTTATGCTATATAGTGTTTTCAGATCTTTGAAAAATCAAGTGCTTTCAATTATGCTGTTTGAAGTGCTGAACTAAGTTTCTTATATTTACAGAGTTGGAGATCCATTCAAAGATACTTATGGTCCTTCAATACATGTTCCCATCAAGATGCTTGCCACAATCACTTTGGTCATGGCACCCCATCTTATCTAGTGATATCCCACCTTTATTTGTTCAAATATACAAAAACCCTCAATGCATTCTTTGAAATGTGGGTAGTTACTGGATTGAAAAAATAGTTGTTATTTTTCCTGATATAGAGCAAGATTGTGAGATACACTGCTTACATTCTTTACTAATACATGGATTAATCATACATACATGCCTTTTAAGGTCAAGGGTTTCAGATTTAGGTAAGATAcagatctattttattttttgcagTGCATGACTGGATGTATTTAATTGATCCGTAATCACTGCTCTCATTATTGGAACAAATTTGTGATGGGTGCTGTTTTCTTATTTTCATGATGAGAAAGGATTTAAAGGTGACTTGCTTGATAGTTACTCATCATCCTGAAATTACATGAGGTTTTGTCCGGCAGGTATGCTGAAATTTGCTGGTAAGCATCCTTAATAAGCATCAACCCTTTTATAGGTTttatattgttgtcatttacatgtTGTAAGCTACTGCTACTCTCTGCAAATCCTCTTAAGTATAATGTGGATCCGGAAAGCTGTGTAAAATAATACTATCTTAATCCAGCATAAATCCAGCTTTTTTCGTTAAGTCTGCTTTTTAGGCAGACTTGAGATAGTATTTTGAATGAATAAACTTCATGACATGTAAACATTTCTCTTTCCAGGCAAAGTAGCTGGGGCCTAAATCTGCTTTTTCTCAGTCGATTGAGTGGATGATGTTTTGATGCATCAGTTTTCCTGCAATTGCTGCACCTACCGGGAACATTGTAGCAGCGTGTAATCCCAGGTAGCTTGTTTGAGCGTCTGTGTTTTGTGCAGCCTGCATGGTAAATCTGATCCTACGTTTTGTAAGATCGACAATGGGACTAACTGAAGCAAATGCTTGCTATACAAAAGGGATGAGGCATACTAATCTGCTCTGATTTCACTAACCAGCCTACTTATTCATTAGTGATGATTCAAGCAAATTTCTAAAGAAATCATTAAGGAGTTGTAATAGTGGGGTGAGAGACATTGTTACCAGAGCTTTGACGATGATACTGGGTATGCTTCAATTGTTATTCCCATATTTAATATGAAGTAATATAAGAAATTTTTATATGATTCATGTTCTTTACTTTCTGAGTTGCAACTATTTCTTTTCAAGGTCTATTTGGGATTTTGAGAAGAGAGAGATAATGAAAACTTAAAATAGGATGTTTTGTGATAAAATCTCTTCAATCCTGATAAATCACTAATCTCATAGCATCTTATTTTTCTCATCTTAATTAAAGTGTAGAAAGGTCAGGGACCTTTTCAAAAATCTACTCCTTTTATCAAGTTTGATAGGCATAATGTGATCCGATCTGACTCAATCCATAAATATTAAGATTAGTTCGGTTTGATAGGTGGAACTCAATCCGATCTTTTGCTCGTCCAAATTTAAAGACAACCACGAATCCCTTCCTTGCTTGTGCATAGGATGCTCTGCACTCTTCGGAGGCACGCTCTGAGCAATGAGTCTTGAGGTCCTCTCTCGTTTTTTTCCACTTTGAATTCATTCTAATCTCTCTAGCCCTTTCCTCTCCTCCATCGTAGGCATAGCGTCCTTTCGTGCGAGTCCCCCCTCTCCGATAGCGAGTCATCGTTCGCCCTCGAAGGTTGTTGCTCCCACCACTACCACCAGTCGAGATCAATCAAGAGGATTAGCTATTGATCGCATAGGCTCGTCACCTCGTAGCGAAGGTACTTGTTTAACAATGCTAGCTCGTCACCTCCTAGCGAAGGTAGGACAATGATGTAACAACAGTAACATGATAAAGAGGATGTCGTCCAACCTCTCAACGTTGGATTATGGATTCTTGTGTTGAATTATATGatactatttaattagataaaatatattatgaatataattgaATTTTGAGATTATTGATTAATAGAAAGGAATTTCAAATTGTCCTTTTATTTACTTTCCATGAATACACATATATAAAGATACGTAAGTATTCATATGTTTGAATACGTGATATAATTGATAGATTACATATATTAATTGATAGAAGTTGATTTTATCACGTGTTTTGAGATAACTAATTAAGTTTTATGACTGCGAAATTCTATCTCAGGATTTGATGTGATTGGACTCAATTGTTAAGTTGTTGATGTTTTGTGAGATATCGTAGTAGTTTTCTTTAGTAAGAATATGTATTatagtataaagtacttgatgattagagaaaaaaataaaaaaataataattaataataattaataatttaagtttTATTATATTGATTGTTAATAGTgtttgaaaaaatatattcttataaTTGAATTTGTAAGcgatccataaaaaaaaaaataaaaaatgatgatgcatatttgaGTTCATTAACTTTGGCTACTTAAAGTTATTACGTTGCAGTGATGAATTGTCATGTCGATGGCCCAACTTCCACCGAGACAATGAGACCAGCAGTTCTCTCGGCCTGAGACCGAAGAGCTCGGGGACGATGGACACAGCAATGGCGTGGCTTGTGATAGTCGATGAGCAGAGAAGGACAGTTTTGAGGAACGGGGAGTTGAAAAGAATCGAGAGGTGGTGAAGTCACACGGAGGAGGAAATAAGGCACAGAAGTGCAAATCTGCAATCTAGAGTCTCATTTTTACGAACCATCATATTGTATGGACACATTCAATATGAAATGTTTCTTCCATGCATCGGAGAAGACAAAAATACACCACGAATTTGAGAATCATTACCAGTTTTTGGTTGTTCAGATATTTACAGTCTTATCTGATTCTTCTGGTTACTAAGGAGCTTTGTGATGTTACAAGATTCAGCATGCACAGAACATATACTTACAGAGCTTGAACCGTAGCTTCATTTCTTGAAGAAATAAACTCCAGCATGGAAGAAATAAACCATGTCAGATGTCTCCCCTTTTTGTACCACAAGGAGAAACGCTGGCTGCTGATGGAGTTCCAAAGGTCAAGGAAGCCTGTCATGACATGACGGAGTGAAAGATCAAGTTTGGCTTGCCATACTCTCAAGCGCTTCAAACAGAATCCACATTTTGATTAGCACTATTTGGACATTGAAGAATAAATTTCTACAGAACCCAGATCTGATAAATTGAGAACTAGAATTATGTATTCAAAAGCTGAGTTAACAAATAAGATGATGCAGCTCCCAAATTGAAGATTGGAGATCAAAATTACAAAACCAAGATGTGGTTTCATGTTTCCTCGTAAGGCCAAGGAGCAGAAGACGCAAAGAGTCACCTGCTGGAAAAGAGGATGATGTTGGCATTCAGGTTGAGTAATGGATCAAAATGACAGCATATAATTGAGAGACATCATTATATGATAAAACAAAAACAATAGCGACTAAAAGCATGAAAAGATCTTACAGCAGTTAATGTACCTCATGCATGGATCACTTCCATATACATTGTTGAGAACGTAGCTTTCCATCCGACAGAAGATCTGCAATAATCTTTGCAAGCCGTGCTGCCCCAGGTCCAGGAATCAGAACATCAGGATTACCCCAAACAGCACATGGGTCCCCACGGCTTCCACCTAAACACCAGCCTCCAGGGACTATCCTACCAGGACCCCGGCTCAAAGTTTCCTTATCAATGTGGTCAAGAACAGGATCGTTCTTAGAGAACCTTGTACCAAATGCTGCTCCAGTTATAGTCATGTTTTTAAGGTCATCCATAGTCAGCAGACGGGGTTCCTTCTTTGGAGATGCATCCCAGATCATATAGTGTAGGTGATGGTTGACAATAGTCCTATTGAATCCAGGCGAGTTACAAAGGACAGTTTGGAAATAGTTTGTGTGTGATGACAGCGTATTTGCATAGTACATCATAAGAGTTCTTGGCAAATTGTCAGTACCCAATATGCAGTACTCTATAAACTTCCGACTGAGGATAACAGAAGCAGAACCTGCACCAGCATGCATAGTAACTTTTCTTGCATCTCCTTCTCTCTTAAATTAATTGGAAGAGAAAAGCAATAAAATTGCAAAATACAAACTGCATGATGAGCATGTCATGACCTTGTTTATCTCAAACAAAATTCTCTTCAAAACATTATTcagatattttctgaaattgtcTGAAAAAAGCAAACTTTAGCAAATGAAAGTGGATTATGGAAACAAAATATCCAGACTTCGGAGATGACAGTAGTCAGAGGACCATTACCACAAAGAACCAGTGCCTATAAAGTGATTTTACATACAAAGTACTCCAAATATAAGAAGAAACATAACAACAGAATAAGCAATTTACTTGTTGCACATCAATCCTTAATGTATCAAGAATTTCCGCTTGATTGTGATTCTCAAGAATCTTGTGTCAGATTGCTAGGTTTACTGAAAGGTAGACTAGATCTCTGGAAAGACTCAAAAACCTGGATAAACAGTCACCAGCTGCATTGACTTCCTTATATATTTGGACTCAAATATAGAGTCAAGAGATCTATCtaatcaatatattttatgaaagATTCACATGTATCTAACATACACATGGATCCTAAGTACTATAGTCCaaatcatgataaaaaaattgtATTGCCATGCCCTAACAACCTAATCAACCTAAAATGCAATTAGAGTCTTTTCTATGAAGCTCTACAGCAACCAAATCAACCTATTAGCACAAAATCCCATGCAAAATCATCCTTGCGGTGTGACCAAGAAGCTTAAAGCCAAATTATTGACAATTCACCTTTCAAGTTTTGTATACAAATACATTATTTCTTTCCCAGTGCAAGACAACTCATTTTTACATGACGAAGTCATGCACAGAACCATTCCAACAAAATGCAACCAATATTCCATGTATTCCTACAACTCTCACCAATTCAAGTGCAAGCACTTGGATGGCCAATTTATGAAGCATGGACAGGAATAAGACTAGATAAGGATACATTGACAGGTCAAAATTTAGAAAAGTTGGAAATGACATGGTATTGACATAAGTCACA
Above is a genomic segment from Musa acuminata AAA Group cultivar baxijiao chromosome BXJ3-4, Cavendish_Baxijiao_AAA, whole genome shotgun sequence containing:
- the LOC135636406 gene encoding pyrophosphate-energized membrane proton pump 2-like; translation: MDMFGPVADNAGGGIMEMSQQPESVWEITDVLDAVRNTTKAITKGFAIGSAALATFLLSSAIISLLNSAFACSAVGRTAQEVNNEVRRQFIERPGIMVSSPTSHVRESQTTFAIVASASLQEMIKPGAWATISPVVIGLFFRLLGHYTGQQLLGAKVVALMLMFATVVGILLALFLNTAGSAWDNSKKYIETGALGRQSQSSRS